The nucleotide sequence AATTTTTCACCTACGGAGTTTTAACTAATGCAGATCTTACAGCTAGCGATATGGTTTATAAGCCTAATTCCGTAAGCTTTAATGTTCATTACAAAGGTATATCCTCTAAAGTCAAGGTAAATGTACCTGGTGAATTTACTGTGTACAATGTTTTAGCTGCAATAGGAAGCCTACTTTGCCTCGGCATTGATTTTGAAAGTATTTTAAAGCTTGTTTCAAGCATAAAACCTGTTTTAGGAAGATTAGAAACAATAAATAATCCATTAAATAAAAATATAATAATAGATTATGCTCATACTCCCGATTCTCTTGAAAAGCTTCTTATAATGGCTCGTGAAATGACAAATGGCAGAATAATAACAGTATTTGGCTGTGGTGGTGATAGAGATAAAAGTAAAAGAGGTCTTATGGGCATGGCAGTTGGAATACTTTCTGATTACTGCATAATAACCTCTGATAACCCTAGACATGAAAAGCCAGAGGATATAATTAGAGATATAGAACGCGGCATGCAAACTATAAATTCATCTTATGAAAAAATTACGGATAGACGCTGTGCAATTAAACGTGGGATTGAAATCCTAAAAGAAGAGGATATACTAATAATAGCTGGAAAAGGACATGAAGACTATCAAATTATTGGAGATAACAAAGTACACTTTGATGATAGAGAAGTTGTTAATGAATTACTAGGATAATTTTAAGGCATACCTTTTATAAATGGTGTGCCTTTTTTTACTTATTCAATATAAAAATACGAACTATTCTATAAATCGTGTCAAATATTTTATACATAATAAAATCCATTCACACGCCTGTATAATAGCACTTCTGTAGTTTTTTCCTCAAATTTCCATACTAACATTAATATTATTTTTTATAAAAATGTTGATTATTCCATAAAAAACGAGTACAATAATTAACGCTGATTAAAATTGTTACATTCGGTTTTAATTTGTCAAAAAATAATATATTCACTGATATCTTTGTTGTGCTGGATAGCTGTAAATAGCTATTTATTGCTATGTCTAAAATCAACATAATAAACTCAGGAGGATTAAAATGCTAGAAAGAATATTCAAATTAAAAGATAGAAACACAAATGTTAAAACAGAGATAATAGCTGGCTTAACAACATTTATGACAATGTCCTACATATTAATGGTTCAACCTTCCTTGATGAAATCAGCAGGTATGAACGCCGGTGCCGTTGTAGTTGTAACCGCTTTATTATCTGCTGTATGTACCTTACTTATGTCCTTTTATACTAATCTACCTTTTGCCCTTGCACCAGCTATGGGAAGTAATGCTTTCTTTGCTATAACTTTAGTAAAAGGTGGTGTTGTAACTTGGCAGGAAGGCCTTGGAATGATATTTCTCTCAGGAGTTATATTCCTTCTATTAACAGTACTTGGTCTTCGTGAAGTCATAGTCAAGATAATACCTAAGAATATCAAATTATCTATAGGCGTTGCTATAGGTTTTTATATTGTGCTAATTGGTTTTGGAGACGGAAACATAATGAGCATTGTGGATGGCTCAATTAAAATGGGAAGCCTTAAAAGCCCTGCAACACTGTTATCTCTAATAGGACTAGCTATTACCATTGCTTTTATGGCAAATAAAATTAAGGGAGCTGCACTTTGGTCTATTTTAATAACAACTTTAATTGGTATACCTATGGGAATAACTAAAGTTCCAGCTTCTCTTATATCTATGCCACCATCTATTGCACCAATCGCTTTTAAACTTAATATTTTGTCAGTTTTAAAACTAAGCTTTTTCCCTATTATATTTACATTTTTTATAGGTGACTTCTTCTCAGCTCTTGGAACTATACTTGGAGTTTCCTCTAAAGCAGGACTATTAGATAAGGATGGTAATTTAGAAAACATACAGAGACCTTTTCTTGTAGATTCAATTTCTGCAATATTAGCTTCTTTATTTGGTTCAACCTTAATTACAGCTTACATAGAATCAGCTGCTGGAGTAGAAGAAGGTGGTCGTACTGGATTAACTGGAGTAATTACTGCTTTATGTTTTCTTCTTACTTTGTTCCTTACACCTATTGCAACTATGATTCCATCCTCTGCAACTGCACCTGTACTTATAGCCATAGGTTTAAGCATGATATCCGGAATCAAAGATATTGATTTTTCAGACTTTACAGAGGCTTTTCCTGCTTTTGCAACAATAGTATTTACTGCCTTCACTTCAAGTATATCAAATGGTATAAGTATTGGAATAATTGCCTATGCTTTTGGAAAACTTGTTTGTGGAAAGGTTAAAGAATTACATTGGGGAATTTATGTGCTTTGTATCCCATTGGTTTTATACTTTGTATTTATGTAATAATATATAAAAGACATATTTCCTAGCTTGGAAATATGTCTTCTTCTTTATATCTTGTATTTATTTATTTCACCTTGAACATTAATTACTATTTGAGTTAAAGCCTCTGATGCCTCAACAATTTGTTTCATTAAAGCTGATTGTTCTTCTGAAGCTGCTGCAACACTCTGTATATTGTCTGAAGTTGCATCTGATGAACTCGCAATACTTGAAACATTATCCGTCATGTTATTTGAATTTATATAAATTCCATCTACCTCACTAACAACTTTATTTATATTATCTGAAACGTTCCTTACAGAACTTACAATTTCATCAAAGGAGTTTCCTGCATTCTTTATAAGCTCACTTCCCTTTTCAACTGCAAAAGCTCCATTTTTCATAGATTCTATAGTGCTATTTATCTCACGCTGTATATCTTGAATCAAAATTCCTATTTCATCTGCTGCTTTACTAGATTCACCTGCAAGCTTCCTAACCTCTTCTGCAACAACCGCAAACCCCTTTCCTGCATCTCCTGCTCTAGCAGCTTCAATTGCAGCATTTAATGCCAACAAATTTGTCTGAGAAGATATATCATTTATAATTGAAGTTATGTTGTCAATTTTCTTTGATTTATCTCCTAAAATACCTACCATGATCGAAGTTTCATTAACATTAGATGACATTTTATTTATCTCTTCAATAGCCTCTCCAATTATTTTATCTCCATTTTCCGCTGCTTTTGATGCAGAATCCGAAAGAGAAAAAGTTTCCGAAATGCTATCCTTTATTTTTTTAATAGCTGCATTTATTTTTTCTACTTCA is from Clostridium acetobutylicum ATCC 824 and encodes:
- a CDS encoding NCS2 family permease; its protein translation is MLERIFKLKDRNTNVKTEIIAGLTTFMTMSYILMVQPSLMKSAGMNAGAVVVVTALLSAVCTLLMSFYTNLPFALAPAMGSNAFFAITLVKGGVVTWQEGLGMIFLSGVIFLLLTVLGLREVIVKIIPKNIKLSIGVAIGFYIVLIGFGDGNIMSIVDGSIKMGSLKSPATLLSLIGLAITIAFMANKIKGAALWSILITTLIGIPMGITKVPASLISMPPSIAPIAFKLNILSVLKLSFFPIIFTFFIGDFFSALGTILGVSSKAGLLDKDGNLENIQRPFLVDSISAILASLFGSTLITAYIESAAGVEEGGRTGLTGVITALCFLLTLFLTPIATMIPSSATAPVLIAIGLSMISGIKDIDFSDFTEAFPAFATIVFTAFTSSISNGISIGIIAYAFGKLVCGKVKELHWGIYVLCIPLVLYFVFM